A single window of Undibacterium sp. 5I1 DNA harbors:
- the rsmB gene encoding 16S rRNA (cytosine(967)-C(5))-methyltransferase RsmB, giving the protein MLQPPRKTLKITKTAASGAVQKDNKTNKSGRPATSKPYAKSGQPARSAPLAPGPKSSPSSDGIADQRRLGKPAATDAAAARPVVPASLSPSSSSNAPSAQPNAYVHDTSGIEYLDIKADSLAFSLVGAAQAVAYVLDGVALPQALAKVFTQSKATPQIKGAIQDISYRTMRQVGRVDALLTLMTTKAPEPALLYGLLCCALTLLVKNEAEEDQELPYEAFVVVDQAVNAAASSSHMAHAKNMVNAILRRFLREQDSLLATVIKQPAALWNYPQWWIDQCKAAYPDQWQAILRTGNQHPPMTLRVNRRQITTEAYLLTLASEHIEAIQIGPYAVRLTKPVPVAQIPGFEQGWVSVQDAGAQLAASLLDVQDGMRVLDACAAPGGKSCHILETANVDLLALDADPQRLGRIDENLARLQLSAEVKEGDASRSGWWDKQGFDRILADIPCTASGVVRRHPDIRWLRRKADAVQLSTLSARILDNLWRMLKPEGKLLLVTCSIWPMESELQAAAFAKRHNAIRLDAPGQLLPTAILPNRITAQTTEQTAEQATESDTTSAENNDHDGLFYALFQKPAA; this is encoded by the coding sequence ATGCTACAACCGCCAAGAAAAACCTTAAAGATCACTAAAACTGCCGCATCAGGCGCTGTCCAAAAGGACAATAAGACCAATAAATCAGGCAGGCCAGCGACCTCTAAGCCATATGCAAAGTCCGGCCAACCGGCACGGTCGGCACCATTAGCACCAGGGCCAAAATCCTCCCCGTCATCTGATGGCATTGCAGACCAGCGTAGGCTCGGCAAACCGGCGGCAACTGATGCAGCAGCGGCAAGACCTGTAGTGCCAGCCTCATTAAGCCCGTCAAGCTCATCAAACGCCCCTAGCGCGCAGCCAAACGCTTATGTGCACGACACATCGGGCATAGAGTATCTGGATATAAAAGCAGATTCGCTCGCCTTTAGTCTGGTGGGGGCGGCGCAAGCCGTAGCCTATGTATTAGACGGCGTGGCATTGCCACAAGCCTTGGCTAAAGTGTTTACACAAAGCAAGGCAACGCCGCAAATTAAAGGGGCGATTCAAGACATTTCTTATCGCACTATGCGTCAGGTTGGTCGGGTTGATGCCTTACTCACTTTGATGACAACTAAAGCACCGGAACCGGCACTGTTATACGGATTGCTGTGTTGTGCGTTGACTTTGCTGGTCAAAAACGAGGCGGAAGAAGATCAGGAACTGCCTTACGAAGCCTTCGTGGTGGTCGACCAAGCAGTTAATGCGGCGGCATCCAGTTCACACATGGCGCATGCCAAAAACATGGTCAACGCGATCTTGCGGCGCTTTCTGCGTGAGCAAGACAGTTTGCTGGCTACCGTGATCAAACAACCAGCGGCGCTGTGGAATTATCCACAATGGTGGATTGATCAATGCAAGGCGGCGTACCCCGATCAATGGCAAGCAATTTTGCGCACAGGTAATCAACATCCGCCGATGACGCTGCGGGTGAATCGTCGTCAGATCACGACTGAGGCGTATCTACTAACGCTGGCAAGCGAACACATAGAGGCAATCCAAATCGGACCGTATGCAGTGCGTCTGACAAAACCGGTGCCGGTGGCACAAATCCCTGGTTTTGAGCAAGGCTGGGTTTCAGTACAAGATGCAGGCGCACAATTAGCCGCAAGTTTGCTGGATGTACAAGACGGTATGCGAGTGCTAGATGCCTGCGCTGCTCCCGGCGGTAAGTCTTGCCATATTCTGGAAACAGCCAATGTCGATTTATTAGCCTTGGATGCAGACCCGCAACGCTTGGGGCGGATTGACGAAAATCTGGCGCGCTTGCAATTGTCAGCAGAGGTGAAAGAAGGCGATGCCAGCCGCTCTGGCTGGTGGGATAAACAAGGGTTTGACCGAATTTTGGCAGATATTCCTTGCACCGCATCCGGCGTGGTGCGCCGTCATCCGGATATCCGCTGGTTAAGGCGCAAGGCGGATGCAGTACAGTTATCGACCTTATCCGCCCGGATTTTAGACAATCTATGGCGCATGCTGAAACCGGAGGGCAAACTGCTGTTGGTCACTTGTTCTATCTGGCCGATGGAGTCTGAATTGCAGGCAGCAGCTTTTGCAAAACGTCATAACGCAATCCGTCTGGATGCACCTGGTCAACTTTTGCCGACCGCCATTCTGCCTAATCGGATAACTGCGCAGACAACGGAACAGACCGCCGAGCAAGCCACAGAATCAGACACAACGTCGGCTGAGAACAACGATCATGACGGTTTGTTCTACGCTTTGTTTCAAAAACCCGCCGCTTAG
- a CDS encoding DUF4390 domain-containing protein, with protein MIRRSIHLLNGLLAGWLNLLLMLAFACVTALAAPAALAADVEVTLAKLETTEEGYRIATGFAFELSHGLEDAITRGIPMVFTTEVELSRPRWYWFDEKTIRSSQTVRIAYNVWTRQYTAAINGGLQQSFNSLDEAMALVLRPRRWIVVEHGILTNGAVYNVAVRLKLDLNQLPKPFLISALNNSDWRLASDWKQFTFKAEEK; from the coding sequence ATGATCAGACGCTCTATTCATTTACTAAACGGCCTGTTGGCCGGATGGTTGAACTTGCTGTTGATGCTGGCATTTGCCTGCGTTACTGCCTTAGCTGCACCAGCGGCCTTGGCCGCCGATGTTGAGGTGACCCTGGCAAAACTGGAAACCACCGAAGAAGGTTACCGAATTGCTACCGGTTTTGCTTTTGAGTTAAGTCACGGGCTGGAAGATGCGATCACCCGCGGCATACCGATGGTATTTACGACCGAGGTTGAGCTAAGCCGACCACGTTGGTACTGGTTTGACGAAAAAACCATACGCTCGTCTCAGACCGTCCGCATTGCCTACAACGTCTGGACACGTCAATATACCGCGGCAATCAATGGCGGTTTGCAGCAAAGTTTCAACTCTCTTGATGAAGCCATGGCCTTGGTATTGCGGCCAAGGCGCTGGATCGTCGTAGAACACGGCATTTTGACCAACGGCGCGGTGTATAACGTCGCTGTGCGCTTAAAGCTGGACCTGAACCAGCTACCGAAACCGTTTTTGATCAGCGCTTTAAATAATAGCGACTGGCGACTTGCGTCTGACTGGAAACAGTTCACCTTCAAGGCGGAAGAGAAGTGA
- a CDS encoding sensor histidine kinase encodes MTRFLRYALIIGGALMSILLFFLTTASENSANFEHYYGWLLGANAVIAFALSVLVITLLWRLLRRYRTKEFGSRLMTRLVMLFALVGILPGAVIYVVSVQFVSRSIESWFDVKVEAAIESGLNLGRSALEFSLADLESKAQNMSGRLSEPSEMSLSIRLGRLREQLDVQDATIVNSKGRVIATASANMGRLVPDLPTPAMIRQARVSHAYAATEGNSEPVSFIDNSAANAGASRPVLPAEPRDLLRSRVVIALHSATGTNTSGLSLQNEAIYLQLIHPVPTMLATHAEALRNASAEYQVRSLGRGSLKTMYIFTLTLTLLLAIFAAVTSAFLISGELARPLLLLAEGTKAVAEGNLSPRPIITTSDELGSLTQSFNTMTRQLFDARAAVEKNRSELENAKAYLESVLANMSAGVMVLDQHANLVTCNESVERILQRSLEHDIGKPISEIEGMSGFAVAVDKAFSEQHAQSAAGGEDENAQHWQQQIEIPRLQTNRTESTAPNNTEEQGITLLARGSHLPVSSGNGYVVVFDDISNIISAQRSIAWGEVARRLAHEIKNPLTPIQLSAERLQMKLQDKLSEADVAILKKSTTTIVNQVTSMKRMVDDFRDYAKTPPAVLTPLNLTALIDEVLHLYMAGDGRDAIKLRLASNLPLVMGDATQLRQVIHNLLQNAQDAVADNAKPGAIPQIDVVAELVRYTSADKAERAAVRLSIIDNGPGFSSKILARAFEPYATSKPRGTGLGLAMVKKIIDEHGGRIDIQNRSDTNGAKISILLLKLAPDSNVV; translated from the coding sequence GTGACACGTTTTCTCCGGTATGCCCTGATTATTGGCGGTGCTCTGATGAGCATCTTACTATTCTTTTTAACCACTGCATCCGAAAATTCTGCCAATTTTGAGCACTATTACGGCTGGTTGCTGGGCGCGAATGCAGTCATTGCTTTTGCGCTGTCGGTGTTAGTCATCACTCTTCTGTGGCGCCTGTTACGGCGGTACCGGACTAAGGAGTTTGGCTCGCGCCTGATGACGCGACTGGTGATGTTATTTGCGTTAGTGGGGATTTTGCCGGGCGCGGTGATTTACGTCGTGTCAGTGCAATTTGTGAGCCGGTCTATCGAATCCTGGTTTGATGTCAAAGTCGAGGCGGCGATTGAATCGGGCTTAAATCTGGGACGCAGTGCGCTCGAGTTCTCATTAGCCGATCTAGAATCCAAAGCCCAAAATATGTCCGGCCGCTTATCAGAACCATCTGAAATGAGTTTGTCTATCCGGTTGGGACGCTTACGAGAACAGCTGGATGTGCAAGACGCCACCATCGTAAACAGCAAAGGGCGCGTCATTGCTACCGCCTCTGCCAATATGGGACGACTGGTGCCAGACTTGCCAACCCCAGCGATGATACGGCAGGCGCGGGTATCGCATGCGTATGCCGCGACTGAGGGCAATTCTGAACCGGTCTCGTTTATTGACAATAGTGCCGCTAATGCCGGCGCCAGCCGCCCCGTTCTGCCAGCGGAGCCACGCGATCTGTTACGTTCGCGCGTCGTGATTGCCCTGCACTCCGCCACTGGCACCAACACAAGTGGTTTGTCTTTGCAAAATGAAGCAATTTATTTGCAATTAATCCATCCCGTACCTACCATGCTCGCCACGCATGCAGAAGCACTGCGCAATGCGTCGGCAGAATATCAAGTCCGCTCCTTAGGACGCGGCAGCTTGAAAACCATGTATATCTTTACCCTCACGCTGACTTTATTGCTGGCAATTTTTGCCGCAGTCACTAGCGCTTTTCTGATCTCAGGCGAGCTGGCGCGCCCTCTTCTGTTATTAGCCGAAGGTACCAAAGCGGTAGCAGAAGGTAATCTCTCACCACGCCCGATCATCACAACCTCGGATGAACTCGGCAGTCTGACGCAATCGTTTAACACGATGACTCGGCAGCTATTTGATGCGCGTGCCGCAGTGGAGAAAAACCGTAGCGAGTTAGAAAACGCCAAAGCCTATTTAGAATCCGTATTGGCTAACATGTCCGCCGGTGTAATGGTGCTTGATCAGCATGCCAATTTAGTCACCTGTAACGAATCAGTAGAGCGGATTTTGCAACGCAGTTTAGAGCATGACATCGGCAAGCCAATTAGCGAGATCGAAGGCATGAGCGGCTTCGCCGTGGCAGTCGATAAAGCATTCTCTGAGCAGCATGCACAATCCGCCGCCGGTGGCGAGGATGAAAACGCGCAGCATTGGCAGCAGCAAATCGAAATCCCACGACTGCAAACCAACAGAACAGAAAGCACAGCGCCTAATAATACTGAAGAACAAGGCATTACCTTATTGGCACGCGGCTCACATTTGCCGGTCTCTTCGGGCAACGGGTACGTAGTGGTATTTGATGACATCAGCAATATTATCTCGGCACAGCGCTCAATCGCCTGGGGCGAAGTGGCGCGAAGACTGGCGCATGAGATCAAAAATCCGCTGACACCGATCCAGTTATCTGCCGAACGTTTACAGATGAAGCTGCAAGACAAGCTGAGCGAAGCCGATGTTGCTATTCTTAAGAAAAGCACAACCACGATTGTCAATCAGGTAACCTCGATGAAGCGCATGGTGGATGATTTCCGCGATTACGCAAAAACACCGCCTGCCGTGCTGACACCGTTAAATCTGACCGCTTTAATTGATGAAGTACTGCATTTGTATATGGCTGGCGATGGGCGGGATGCGATCAAACTCAGGTTGGCCAGCAATCTTCCCTTAGTCATGGGTGACGCTACCCAGCTGCGCCAGGTAATCCACAATCTTTTACAAAACGCGCAAGATGCGGTTGCTGACAACGCCAAACCAGGCGCGATCCCGCAAATTGATGTGGTCGCGGAGCTAGTTCGTTACACCAGCGCCGACAAGGCGGAACGCGCTGCGGTGCGGCTGTCTATCATCGATAACGGGCCCGGTTTTTCTAGTAAAATTTTAGCGCGCGCCTTTGAGCCGTATGCCACTTCCAAACCACGCGGCACCGGTTTAGGCCTGGCGATGGTGAAAAAAATTATTGATGAACATGGCGGTAGAATTGATATTCAAAATCGTAGCGATACAAACGGTGCAAAAATATCGATTTTGCTGTTAAAGTTAGCACCGGATTCAAATGTCGTTTAA
- a CDS encoding response regulator — protein MANILVVDDEMGIRELLSEILGDEGHVVQLAENAQQAREARAASRPDLVLLDIWMPDTDGVTLLKEWQRDGMLTMPVIMMSGHATIDTAVEATRIGALNFLEKPIALQKLLKAVQQGLTRTPEVARPAAPALRVITGDSLGNSGNSAGNSLSNSNSLTSSSFASSASNFDQRNFTTAQSPLPAVNNQFANLSFDLPLREARDAFERIYFEYHLNREGGSMTRVAEKTGLERTHLYRKLKQLGVESVKYAKRGE, from the coding sequence ATGGCAAACATATTGGTCGTCGATGACGAAATGGGCATCCGGGAACTACTCTCGGAGATTTTAGGCGACGAGGGACACGTCGTTCAACTGGCAGAAAACGCCCAGCAAGCGCGCGAAGCAAGAGCGGCATCCCGCCCTGACTTGGTGTTGCTGGATATCTGGATGCCAGATACCGATGGCGTCACACTCCTCAAAGAATGGCAACGCGACGGTATGTTGACGATGCCCGTCATCATGATGTCTGGTCACGCCACCATCGACACTGCGGTCGAGGCCACTCGGATAGGCGCGCTGAACTTTTTAGAAAAACCCATCGCCCTGCAAAAACTGCTGAAAGCAGTTCAGCAAGGTCTGACGCGCACGCCAGAAGTAGCCCGTCCTGCGGCACCCGCTTTACGTGTCATCACTGGCGATTCGCTTGGCAACAGTGGTAACAGTGCTGGCAATAGCCTGAGTAACTCGAATAGCCTGACATCCAGTAGCTTCGCCTCCAGCGCGAGCAATTTTGATCAGCGCAATTTTACGACGGCGCAAAGTCCTCTACCGGCGGTGAATAATCAGTTTGCCAATCTGTCCTTTGATTTGCCGCTGAGAGAAGCACGCGATGCTTTTGAGCGTATTTATTTTGAATACCATCTCAACCGCGAAGGCGGCAGCATGACCCGCGTAGCAGAAAAAACAGGTTTAGAACGCACGCATCTGTATCGTAAATTAAAGCAACTTGGAGTGGAGTCAGTTAAATACGCCAAACGCGGCGAATAA
- a CDS encoding GTPase: MQEPNLRTLPTCPTSVTLVSGGSYQQRESAIAAAVQKMQVLAGIHSANSFGVILEGLPSGELALQVINDRLSDPATAPQTKLTPALQIQRIAPGCMCCIGNLAMRVTLNRLLRQKPNYLFLALGNPEHLTQLRDFLSQAPYVDLLRCDADIILSSG; the protein is encoded by the coding sequence ATGCAAGAACCTAACTTGCGCACGTTGCCCACATGTCCTACATCAGTCACGCTGGTCAGCGGCGGCAGTTATCAGCAAAGAGAGTCTGCGATTGCTGCCGCTGTACAAAAGATGCAAGTCCTTGCCGGTATCCATAGCGCCAATTCTTTCGGCGTCATACTGGAAGGCTTGCCCAGCGGTGAACTGGCACTCCAAGTCATCAACGATAGATTGTCTGATCCGGCAACAGCACCGCAGACAAAATTAACACCTGCACTACAAATACAACGCATCGCACCCGGCTGTATGTGTTGCATTGGCAACCTCGCCATGCGCGTCACACTCAATCGTCTGTTACGACAAAAACCGAATTATCTGTTTCTGGCACTAGGTAATCCAGAACATTTAACACAACTGCGTGACTTTTTATCACAAGCGCCGTATGTCGACTTGTTAAGATGCGATGCAGATATTATTTTAAGCTCTGGCTGA
- a CDS encoding DUF3567 domain-containing protein, with product MNLIYNSEQYSVFEYGADTDHEALRFGGYEITDKSVRREWFIGGPLAANFRKDVHELIASEPSIEDIDDFLGQFDSYMKQSVQLH from the coding sequence ATGAATCTCATCTACAACAGCGAGCAATACAGCGTCTTTGAATACGGCGCCGACACTGACCATGAAGCTTTGCGCTTTGGCGGTTATGAAATCACCGACAAATCGGTGCGTCGCGAATGGTTTATCGGCGGCCCGCTAGCAGCCAACTTCCGCAAAGATGTCCACGAATTAATCGCCAGCGAACCTAGCATTGAAGATATCGATGATTTTCTGGGCCAGTTCGATTCTTACATGAAGCAATCGGTACAACTGCACTAA
- the xdhC gene encoding xanthine dehydrogenase accessory protein XdhC encodes MTSSISPLDWLSGLKSLSTTSSNQRHAVLVTITAALGSTPRGTGTRMLVTPTTQYSTIGGGHLEWKALAMAHLWLSETVFKTSSPRTEKLALGPSLGQCCGGAVQIQLDRLDQWSDAEFITQLSHFQQQQPVLPQLILFGAGHVGAALVQVLSQIPCRILWVDERDHLFPAQLPANVQTEATDTPEAVIAQADASTYFLVMTHHHGLDLRLSEQILKRGDAAWFGLIGSQTKRASFEHRLKERGIPVFALQSMICPIGLPGITGKEPGVIAVAVAAQLLQLWSTIPALPANPVLSANAARNSVINAVANSVTNIPTNPSSILSTATL; translated from the coding sequence ATGACCTCGTCCATTTCCCCGCTCGATTGGCTCAGTGGCTTGAAAAGTCTTAGTACCACGTCGTCAAATCAGCGTCATGCGGTATTAGTTACTATCACCGCGGCACTTGGCTCTACGCCCCGTGGCACAGGCACACGTATGTTGGTCACACCCACCACGCAATACAGCACGATCGGTGGCGGGCATCTGGAATGGAAAGCGCTGGCAATGGCGCACTTGTGGCTATCTGAAACCGTATTTAAAACAAGCTCACCACGTACTGAGAAACTGGCACTTGGCCCTAGTCTGGGGCAATGCTGCGGCGGCGCTGTGCAGATTCAGCTTGATCGCCTGGATCAATGGAGCGATGCAGAATTTATAACGCAGCTCAGTCATTTTCAGCAACAGCAACCAGTGTTACCGCAACTGATTTTGTTTGGTGCTGGTCATGTCGGTGCCGCCTTAGTGCAAGTTCTATCGCAAATTCCTTGCCGAATTTTGTGGGTAGACGAACGCGATCATTTGTTCCCGGCACAATTACCTGCTAACGTACAAACCGAAGCTACCGACACACCGGAAGCCGTCATCGCTCAGGCTGACGCTAGTACGTATTTTCTGGTGATGACGCATCATCACGGCTTAGATTTACGTTTGAGTGAACAAATTTTAAAAAGAGGCGACGCAGCGTGGTTTGGACTGATAGGCTCGCAGACCAAACGTGCCAGTTTTGAGCATCGATTAAAAGAGCGTGGCATTCCCGTCTTCGCATTACAAAGCATGATTTGCCCTATCGGCTTGCCAGGTATCACAGGCAAAGAACCAGGCGTGATTGCGGTTGCAGTTGCCGCACAATTATTGCAGTTATGGTCAACCATCCCTGCACTGCCAGCGAATCCGGTATTGAGTGCAAATGCAGCTAGAAACTCAGTTATAAACGCAGTTGCAAACTCAGTTACAAACATACCGACTAATCCATCTTCTATTTTGAGTACAGCAACGCTATGA
- a CDS encoding adenosine deaminase, with amino-acid sequence MSNHLHDFICGLPKAELHLHIEGSLEPELMFALAQRNAVKLPYASVEEIRAAYNFSDLQSFLDLYYAGAAVLQTEQDFYDLTMAYIQRALADNVRHVELFFDPQTHTARGIATEVVFAGIARALREAKAEHDFSGSMILCFLRHLSEEDAFATLDAALALRDAYADLWNGIGLDSSEVGNPPEKFTRVFAKSLELGFRLVAHAGEEGPPAYIHSALDVLQVERIDHGVRAEEDAALMQRLQQTQMPLTVCPLSNLKLCVVSDLRQHNLARMLRVGLCITINSDDPAYFGGYMNTNFIATADALELTRAELIQLAKNSFCASFASPEQKQVWLNELDEYVRLH; translated from the coding sequence ATGAGTAATCACTTACACGACTTTATTTGTGGCCTGCCGAAAGCCGAACTTCATTTGCATATTGAAGGCTCGCTTGAGCCAGAATTGATGTTCGCACTGGCGCAACGCAATGCGGTCAAACTGCCATACGCATCTGTAGAAGAGATCCGTGCTGCATACAACTTTAGTGACCTGCAATCGTTTCTCGATCTGTATTACGCTGGTGCTGCAGTGTTACAGACCGAGCAGGATTTTTATGATTTGACCATGGCCTACATCCAACGGGCATTGGCTGACAATGTGCGCCATGTCGAATTATTTTTTGATCCGCAAACGCATACCGCCAGAGGGATTGCCACTGAGGTCGTGTTCGCTGGTATTGCACGCGCCTTGCGCGAGGCCAAAGCAGAACATGATTTTTCCGGCAGTATGATTTTATGCTTCTTGCGCCATCTTAGTGAAGAAGACGCCTTCGCTACGCTGGATGCGGCCTTAGCGCTGCGTGATGCATATGCCGATCTGTGGAATGGCATCGGCCTTGATTCTTCAGAGGTTGGCAATCCACCAGAAAAATTTACCCGCGTATTCGCCAAATCATTAGAGCTAGGTTTCCGCCTGGTCGCACATGCAGGCGAAGAAGGCCCGCCAGCCTACATCCACAGCGCACTTGATGTCTTGCAAGTAGAACGCATTGACCACGGCGTCAGGGCGGAGGAAGACGCCGCGCTGATGCAGCGTTTGCAGCAAACACAAATGCCACTGACGGTCTGCCCTTTGTCTAATTTAAAACTCTGCGTAGTATCCGATTTGCGTCAGCACAATCTGGCGCGCATGTTGCGTGTGGGTCTGTGCATCACCATCAACTCCGACGATCCTGCGTATTTTGGTGGCTATATGAATACTAACTTCATCGCCACAGCCGACGCGCTGGAATTGACACGCGCCGAATTAATACAGTTAGCAAAAAACAGCTTCTGTGCTTCCTTCGCATCGCCGGAACAAAAGCAGGTGTGGCTAAACGAGTTAGATGAATATGTGCGTCTGCACTGA
- a CDS encoding ABC transporter ATP-binding protein, translating into MSIIHSDATPILELRNVSKRFVKPLDTAAKIANVFGANMQQQTVHAVDQVNLVVQAGEVVGLVGESGCGKSTLGRMAVGLHSLSEGSRWWRGQEVKQMDRAAQRKVQLGIQMIFQDPYASLNPRMRVQGIIGEAPVVHQIISGSEQKSYVENLLQRVGLDPAVLRRFPHQFSGGQRARIGIARALAVKPEFLVCDEAVAALDVSIQAQVLNLFMQLRQELNLTYLFISHDLGVVRHLSDRVVIMYLGKVVESAPAEEIFGHANHPYTQALMAAAPKLEVKKTTFFAIKGEIPSPLNPPAGCYFHPRCPHAMPRCAVEQPALREIAPQHFSACHLNESSGG; encoded by the coding sequence ATGAGCATTATTCACTCTGACGCTACACCGATATTAGAGCTACGCAATGTCAGCAAACGTTTCGTCAAACCATTGGATACCGCCGCCAAGATCGCCAATGTGTTTGGTGCCAATATGCAGCAACAGACCGTGCACGCGGTTGATCAAGTGAATCTGGTGGTGCAAGCCGGTGAGGTGGTTGGTCTGGTCGGTGAATCTGGTTGTGGCAAATCGACTCTAGGACGCATGGCGGTCGGTTTGCATTCGTTGTCTGAGGGATCGCGTTGGTGGCGAGGACAAGAAGTCAAGCAAATGGATCGCGCTGCGCAGCGCAAGGTACAGCTTGGCATACAAATGATTTTTCAAGATCCGTATGCATCGCTGAATCCTCGTATGCGAGTGCAAGGCATTATTGGCGAAGCGCCTGTTGTACATCAGATTATTTCAGGCTCTGAACAAAAGTCTTATGTAGAAAATTTGTTGCAGCGAGTTGGTTTAGATCCCGCTGTTTTACGACGCTTTCCACATCAGTTTTCTGGCGGACAGCGTGCGCGGATAGGAATTGCCCGCGCGCTGGCCGTGAAGCCCGAATTTTTGGTCTGTGATGAAGCCGTCGCTGCGTTAGATGTGTCGATTCAGGCGCAAGTGCTGAACTTGTTCATGCAGCTGCGGCAGGAATTGAATCTGACTTATTTGTTTATTAGCCATGATCTTGGCGTCGTACGCCATTTATCAGATCGTGTAGTGATTATGTATTTGGGCAAAGTGGTGGAGTCGGCACCTGCAGAAGAGATATTTGGACACGCCAACCATCCTTATACGCAAGCATTGATGGCCGCAGCACCTAAGCTAGAGGTGAAAAAAACCACATTTTTTGCCATTAAGGGTGAAATTCCATCCCCACTGAATCCACCCGCTGGATGCTATTTTCATCCACGCTGTCCGCATGCCATGCCGCGTTGCGCAGTCGAACAGCCCGCTCTCAGAGAGATAGCACCGCAACATTTTTCAGCATGTCATTTAAATGAATCCAGCGGTGGGTAA
- a CDS encoding ABC transporter ATP-binding protein — protein sequence MPELKQATQPTQPTLIVEGLTTEFHTRAGIATAVNDVSFSVMPGQIMGLVGESGSGKSMTGYSIMGLIDAPGKVVGGQILLKGQDLRAMSAEQMRQVRGDRIAMIFQDPMMTLNPVLRIDTQMTEAIFAHHKVSKSAAMEMARDALVRVGIPSPDERLMSYPHQFSGGMRQRVAIAIALLNKPDLIICDEPTTALDVTIQGQILFEMQKLCRESGTSLIWITHDLSVIAGLADTVSVMYAGRIVESGTVEQVLNQPRHPYTYGLIASAPSRNPRGQALHQIPGMTPSLLNLPVGCAFRERCSQAQSDCANVPALTEIDGRAVRCFHPIPAESELVA from the coding sequence ATGCCAGAACTAAAACAAGCAACGCAACCTACGCAACCTACTCTGATTGTCGAAGGATTGACGACCGAATTCCATACCCGCGCAGGAATAGCAACCGCAGTGAATGATGTCTCGTTCTCGGTGATGCCTGGTCAAATTATGGGATTAGTGGGGGAGTCTGGTTCGGGCAAATCGATGACCGGTTATTCCATCATGGGTTTGATTGATGCGCCGGGTAAAGTCGTGGGTGGTCAAATTTTACTCAAAGGTCAGGACTTGCGGGCGATGTCTGCAGAGCAAATGCGCCAGGTAAGAGGTGACCGCATTGCGATGATTTTTCAAGATCCGATGATGACTTTAAATCCGGTATTGCGGATAGATACGCAAATGACCGAGGCCATTTTCGCCCATCACAAAGTAAGTAAATCTGCTGCGATGGAAATGGCACGTGATGCTTTGGTGCGGGTAGGCATTCCTTCACCGGACGAGCGGTTGATGTCGTATCCGCATCAATTTTCTGGCGGCATGCGTCAACGCGTGGCGATTGCGATTGCTCTGCTGAATAAACCTGATCTGATTATTTGCGACGAGCCGACAACGGCCTTGGACGTGACGATACAAGGACAAATTCTGTTTGAGATGCAAAAACTTTGCCGCGAATCCGGTACCTCCTTAATCTGGATCACGCATGACTTATCGGTGATCGCCGGATTGGCCGATACCGTGAGCGTAATGTATGCTGGCCGGATTGTTGAGAGCGGCACGGTGGAGCAAGTGCTGAACCAACCACGTCACCCTTATACCTATGGCTTGATCGCCTCGGCGCCGTCACGCAACCCGCGTGGTCAGGCTTTACATCAGATTCCCGGAATGACACCCTCTTTATTAAACTTGCCAGTCGGTTGTGCTTTTCGTGAGCGTTGTAGTCAGGCGCAGAGCGATTGTGCCAATGTGCCAGCTTTAACAGAGATCGATGGTCGCGCTGTGCGTTGTTTTCACCCAATACCCGCAGAGAGCGAGTTAGTCGCATGA